A DNA window from Hordeum vulgare subsp. vulgare chromosome 1H, MorexV3_pseudomolecules_assembly, whole genome shotgun sequence contains the following coding sequences:
- the LOC123443344 gene encoding uncharacterized protein LOC123443344, producing MGTLQHTALTPSPLCCCSYALLHPRARKISPRFPDGAFSMAKPPFLRRELPERGGALACRMVGRRRLGVAGAGKGPFFGGGRRQGSTGRVVGNLAFVALVAYLVVSGQFRWLLDAIVSLWLITVLLPIVGLGALIFFAQRNILQSDCPNCGKSFRILKTSLKNGPQFCPYCTQPFSVQGNKFVRESASFSSGRRTPTNAQQAFNELFNRGSNGKAPSGSGTIVDVEAEVTDIE from the exons ATGGGCACACTCCAGCATACCGCCCTCACTCCGTCCCCGCTCTGCTGCTGCTCGTACgctctcctccacccaagggccaGGAAGATATCTCCGAGGTTCCCGGATGGGGCCTTCTCCATGGCGAAGCCGCCGTTCTTGCGGCGCGAGCTCCCGGAGAGGGGCGGAGCCTTGGCGTGCAGAATGGTGGGCAGGCGGCGCCTTGGCGTGGCCGGGGCCGGGAAAGGCCCCTTCTTtggcggcgggcggcggcaggGGTCAACCGGCCGGGTCGTGGGGAACCTCGCCTTCGTCGCCCTCGTGGCATACCTCGTGGTGAGCGGCCAGTTCCGGTGGCTGCTCGACGCCATCGTCTCCCTCTGG CTCATCACGGTACTTCTGCCTATTGTGGGTCTCGGTGCACTCATATTCTTTGCACAACGAAATATACTTCAGAGCGAT TGTCCCAACTGTGGAAAAAGCTTCCGGATACTGAA GACGTCTTTGAAGAACGGTCCACAATTCTGTCCTTATTGCACCCAACCTTTCTCTG TTCAGGGCAATAAGTTTGTGAGAGAATCTGCTAGCTTTTCATCTGGAAGGAGGACCCCTACAAATGCACAACAAGCCTTCAATGAGTTATTCAACCGTGGGTCAAATG GAAAAGCACCTTCTGGTTCCGGGACGATTGTAGACGTCGAGGCTGAAGTCACGGACATCGAGTGA